The window TAATAAATCCTTGCGCATAGTTTATGTCAATACTTTGAGTACAGCCTTTGTCATCATCTCAATCCATTTCACTTGGGGGCAAGATCTGTCTGTTCTGATAATGGCTACTCCTGCTTCTGATACGAACAGGACTTCGAAATGACCACTGAGCATTGCTTATTGTATGGTACTTTGGATTTACCGGAAGACCACGTAGCAGGCTTTGAGGGTTACgaataaataaataaaagGCTGTCAATATCGTAGAGTGGTATTTGCTGGTGCCTGTCCCCAGATCCCTGACGAATCTATACCTCAATATCTTCCTACTCCCCGGTAGATATTACTCCTTTCCCTCTTCATCAGTCTCGACCACTATTCCTCTCTTACCCATCCCCTTCTCTGCTCTCCGTCCCCTCACatgcctctccaccctcctcgcaTTCTCCGTCACCATCTCATACCTCGCCTTCTCACTGCTccctgcctcctcccccagttTATAACCTGCGTACATCACtatcctctccaccttcccccAAGCGCCCACCCAATCAACCATATCATGTCCGCTCTTCGACCACAGCGCCGAAGCCCATAGTCCGCAACCCGTCAAGTCCAGATGCTCGAGTCGATACAAACTCTTGCTTAACCGGTTCAACACCATGATCGCCTCTGTCCAGTCGTTGTCCAAACTGTGACTGTACGGTCCCGTGGCTCCATATTGGACCACCTGCCCCTGTGCAGTGACCATAGTAGCCAATTTTGCGTTGGGGGTAAGTGATGGCTCCGGCCAAAACGCCAGACTCAAGTGCGTCAAGTTCGGCATATGGGTAGCAAAAGAAAGCAAGTGCCGCCAGGAGACATTATGGGCATGTTCCGGATCGAGGGCCAGCGACAAGCGTGTCAAGTTGGGCAGCAGGGCGGCCGGTATTGACGGCTCGAGCGTTGGTTCGTCATCAGGTGCGTCCCATGAGTCTTTGGGATCAGCCGTTGATACAACAGCTGCCGCTTGGGGTGGGTATAAGAAATCCGACAGCTCGCGGATCTTGAGTGACCGCCCCAGCGACCAGGACAGGTCGAGACAGGAAAAGTCGTCGTTCACGACGCCTGGGGGGAGGAACTCTCCTTGTCGTTCCTGTTCATAGTGActgtcctcgtcgtcctcgtacACcacaggaggaggggggagcagGATGGCTCTCATGTCCTGCAGCGTCAGGCCTTTCTCACTATACAACCCAATATACGCCAGCAACGCCCCTCTCACGCGTGTTGGTAGCTCATAGAGAATATACCGGCAATATTCCACCTGCCAATCCCACGTCCTCGCAAACCCCTTCAGCACGAGATCCATCAAACTCCCCTTTGCAGGCAAGATCATACCCGGCAGCGGTCTTTGAGCATAATTCTGCGCCCCACCAAACTCAATCAACGTCCGAGGGTCACTATACAGACCACTCCCCGCAGGCCTGGATACCCAGCTCCGCGGGGGCGCCGGTCCCGGAGGCAGTCTCCTACCTGTGGCATCAACCCGCACCGGACGCCTTggtggcggcgccggcgtCTCCGGCAGCTGAAGGATCTGCCGTATTGCTGGCGGAACAGTCGGCTGAACAAACGCCTCTGCTGGACGGATTTGCGATGAGCCACCGTCCCTCAGCCCCGCCCGACGCAAGTCGGCGAGCAGCTCATTGACGGAACGGTTCTGTTGTTGGTCGTCTGTGATGACAGGAAAGAAAGTATCGAGAGAATGTTAGTCTTGCTTAATCATCCCACTAAAGTGTATCTCACACCCTTTCCACAAACTGTTGGGTTTGTGTATGGGCCCCCGCCCCCCAGGGTAAACAAgatcaacacacacacacacagaggGTGTGGGCGAAAAAGAGTtcgatggagggggtgtcTAGAATGGAACTATCCAATTTACGGGCCAAACCGCCCCAAACCCGGTTCAACGTTCAACGGCTGCAGGGATACacgacggggagggggaaaatgTGGACATCATGCGGGGCGCCGGTGTGGTACCAGCAGACAAtaaagagagaaaaagaactaAAACGAAACG is drawn from Podospora pseudocomata strain CBS 415.72m chromosome 1 map unlocalized CBS415.72m_1, whole genome shotgun sequence and contains these coding sequences:
- a CDS encoding uncharacterized protein (EggNog:ENOG503P3D9), with the protein product MPKKRHQKQYSKPQSTAPASLSSSTAASRHNSHHDDQQQNRSVNELLADLRRAGLRDGGSSQIRPAEAFVQPTVPPAIRQILQLPETPAPPPRRPVRVDATGRRLPPGPAPPRSWVSRPAGSGLYSDPRTLIEFGGAQNYAQRPLPGMILPAKGSLMDLVLKGFARTWDWQVEYCRYILYELPTRVRGALLAYIGLYSEKGLTLQDMRAILLPPPPVVYEDDEDSHYEQERQGEFLPPGVVNDDFSCLDLSWSLGRSLKIRELSDFLYPPQAAAVVSTADPKDSWDAPDDEPTLEPSIPAALLPNLTRLSLALDPEHAHNVSWRHLLSFATHMPNLTHLSLAFWPEPSLTPNAKLATMVTAQGQVVQYGATGPYSHSLDNDWTEAIMVLNRLSKSLYRLEHLDLTGCGLWASALWSKSGHDMVDWVGAWGKVERIVMYAGYKLGEEAGSSEKARYEMVTENARRVERHVRGRRAEKGMGKRGIVVETDEEGKE